One stretch of Manis pentadactyla isolate mManPen7 chromosome 10, mManPen7.hap1, whole genome shotgun sequence DNA includes these proteins:
- the LOC130679060 gene encoding olfactory receptor 6C74-like has product MGNHTRVTVFILAGLTDDPQLEVVVFTFLLLTYLLSITGNLIIITLTLLDTHLKTPMYFFLRNFSFLEISYTTTCIPKLLVMMATGDKTISYNSCAAQVFFAFLLGASEFYLLAAMSYDRYVAICKPLHYTAIMSTKICTQLVFCCWLAGFFVILPPLLLGLNIDFCDSNTVDHFYCDTSPLLQISCSDTQLFETMGFVSAVMTLLVTLAMVIISYTYIAITVLKIPSANQRKKTFSTCSSHMIVISLSYGSFIFMYVKPSVKQRVSFSKGIAVLNTSVAPLLNPFIYTLWNQQVKKSFMNMIHRVVSLPNK; this is encoded by the coding sequence ATGGGGAACCACACAAGAGTGACAGTGTTCATCCTAGCAGGTTTGACTGATGATCCACAGCTGGAGGTGGTGGTGTTTACCTTCCTGCTGCTCACCTACCTGCTCAGCATCACTGGCAATCTGATCATCATCACACTCACCCTGCTGGATACTCACCTCaagacccccatgtacttcttccttcgGAATTTTTCCTTCCTAGAAATTTCCTATACCACTACATGCATCCCTAAATTGCTGGTGATGATGGCAACTGGGGACAAAACCATTTCCTATAACAGTTGTGCAGCTCAGGTGTTTTTTGCCTTCCTTCTCGGAGCATCTGAATTTTACCTGCTGgcagccatgtcctatgaccgctatgttgccatctgTAAGCCCCTGCATTACACAGCCATCATGAGCACTAAAATCTGCACACAGCTTGTCTTCTGTTGTTGGCTTGCAGGTTTTTTTGTCATCTTACCACCACTCCTCTTAGGCCTAAACATTGATTTCTGTGACTCCAACACTGTTGATCATTTCTACTGTGACACATCTCCCCTCCTGCAGATCTCCTGCTCAGACACACAGCTGTTTGAGACAATGGGATTCGTTTCTGCTGTGATGACACTCCTGGTTACCTTGGCAATGGTGATAATATCATATACGTATATTGCGATAACAGTTCTAAAAATCCCTTCAGCCAATCAGAGGAAAAAGACTTTCTCAACATGTTCTTCTCACATGATTGTGATCTCCCTTTCTTATGGCAGCTTCATCTTCATGTATGTTAAACCATCAGTGAAACAGAGAGTATCTTTTTCCAAGGGAATTGCAGTTCTCAATACCTCTGTTGCACCACTTTTGAACCCTTTCATCTACACCTTATGGAACCAACAGGTAAAAAAATCCTTCATGAATATGATACACAGGGTTGTTTCTCTCCCAAACAAATGA
- the LOC130679062 gene encoding olfactory receptor 6C74-like, whose amino-acid sequence MGNHTRVTVFILAGLTDDPQLEVVVFTFLLLTYLLSITGNLIIITLTLLDTHLKTPMYFFLRNFSFLEISYTTTCIPKLLVMMATGDKTISYNSCAAQVFFAFLLGASEFYLLAAMSYDRYVAICKPLHYTAIMSTKICTQLVFCCWLAGFFTIFIPLILGLNLDFCDSNIVDHFYCDTTPLMQISCSDTRLIETMGFISAVMTLVVTLAMVIISYTYIAITILKIPSANQRKKAFSTCSSHMIVISLSYGSCIFMYVKPSVKQRVSFSKGIAVLNTSVAPLLNPFIYTLRNQQSH is encoded by the exons ATGGGGAACCACACAAGAGTGACAGTGTTCATCCTAGCAGGTTTGACTGATGATCCACAGCTGGAGGTGGTGGTGTTTACCTTCCTGCTGCTCACCTACCTGCTCAGCATCACTGGCAATCTGATCATCATCACACTCACCCTGCTGGATACTCACCTCaagacccccatgtacttcttccttcgGAATTTTTCCTTCCTAGAAATTTCCTATACCACTACATGCATCCCTAAATTGCTGGTGATGATGGCAACTGGGGACAAAACCATTTCCTATAACAGTTGTGCAGCTCAGGTGTTTTTTGCCTTCCTTCTCGGAGCATCTGAATTTTACCTGCTGgcagccatgtcctatgaccgctatgttgccatctgTAAGCCCCTGCATTACACAGCCATCATGAGCACTAAAATCTGCACACAGCTTGTCTTCTGCTGTTGGCTTGCTGGGTTCTTTACCATCTTTATACCTCTCATCTTGGGCCTAAACCTTGATTTCTGTGACTCCAACATTGTAGATCATTTCTACTGTGACACAACTCCTCTCATGCAGATCTCCTGCTCAGACACACGGCTCATCGAGACGATGGGATTCATTTCTGCTGTGATGACACTCGTGGTCACCTTGGCAATGGTGATAATATCATATACGTATATTGCGATAACAATTCTAAAAATCCCTTCAGCTAATCAGAGGAAAAAAGCTTTTTCAACATGTTCTTCTCACATGATTGTGATCTCCCTTTcttatggcagctgcatcttcatgTATGTTAAACCATCAGTGAAACAGAGAGTATCTTTTTCCAAGGGAATTGCAGTTCTCAATACCTCTGTTGCACCACTTTTGAACCCTTTCATCTACACCTTACGGAACCAACAG agtCATTGA
- the LOC130685117 gene encoding olfactory receptor 6C3-like, which yields MNHTMITEFILLGLSDDPDLQIMIFLFLFITYVLSVTGNLTIITLTLVDSHLQTPMYFFLRNFSFLEISFTTVCIPRFLGAIITRDKTISYNNCAAQLFFFIFMGVTEFYILTAMSYDRYIAICKPLHYTTIMNRKLCTLLVLCAWLCGFLTIFPPLMLLLQLDYCASNIIDHFACDYFPLLQLSCSDTWLLEAIGFYFALITLLFTLALVILSYMYIIRTILRIPSSIQRKKAFSICSSHMIVISISYGSCMFMYANPSAKEKASLTKGVAILNTSVAPMLNPFIYTLRNQQVKQAFKDVVHKVAFSANK from the coding sequence atgaaccACACAATGATCACAGAGTTTATCCTTCTAGGTCTTTCTGATGATCCTGACCTTCAGATtatgattttcctctttttatttatcACATATGTATTAAGTGTCACTGGAAACCTGACTATCATCACCCTAACCTTGGTAGACTCCCATCTACAGACACCTATGTACTTCTTCCTCCGAAACTTCTCTTTCTTAGAAATCTCCTTTACAACTGTATGCATTCCCAGATTTCTGGGGGCAATTATCACCAGGGATAAGACTATTTCCTATAACAATTGTGCAGCCcaactatttttctttattttcatgggGGTGACTGAATTTTACATTCTAACTGCCATGTCTTATGATCGCTATATTGCCATCTGCAAGCCCCTTCATTATACAACCATCATGAACAGGAAACTCTGCACCCTTCTTGTGCTGTGTGCCTGGCTGTGTGGGTTTCTGACCATCTTCCCTCCTCTTATGCTTCTCCTCCAGCTGGATTACTGTGCTTCCAATATCATTGATCACTTTGCATGTGACTACTTTCCCCTTTTACAACTatcatgctcagatacatggctTCTAGAAGCAATTGGTTTTTACTTCGCTTTGATTACTTTGCTTTTCACTTTGGCATTAGTGATTTTATCTTATATGTACATTATCAGAACTATTTTGAGAATCCCATCTAGCATTCAGAGAAAAAAGGCTTTCTCCATTTGTTCCTCTCACATGATTGTTATTTCCATCTCTTATGGAAGCTGCATGTTCATGTATGCTAATCCCTCTGCAAAAGAGAAGGCATCATTGACCAAAGGAGTAGCTATTCTCAATACCTCTGTtgcccccatgctgaaccccttcatttaCACCCTGAGAAACCAGCAAGTAAAACAAGCCTTCAAAGATGTGGTCCATAAAGTAGCATTTTctgcaaataaatga